In a single window of the Nocardiopsis composta genome:
- a CDS encoding Rieske (2Fe-2S) protein — MGAGGACGCGISRRRMIGAAGAAGAAAVGLSACGNAEDGPAPQDAVMGTVIARTEDVPVGGGTVVIKGKLVVTQPEKGDYRAYSAVCPHAGCTIQEVEENIHCLCHGSEFDIATGEPLAGPATEPLDRFEVSVQGTDITLERALED; from the coding sequence ATGGGCGCGGGGGGAGCGTGCGGGTGCGGAATCAGCCGCCGCCGGATGATCGGCGCCGCGGGGGCCGCGGGGGCCGCCGCGGTCGGGCTGAGCGCCTGCGGGAACGCGGAGGACGGGCCCGCGCCCCAGGACGCGGTGATGGGCACGGTGATCGCCCGGACCGAGGACGTCCCGGTCGGCGGCGGCACCGTCGTCATCAAGGGCAAGCTGGTGGTGACCCAGCCGGAGAAGGGCGACTACCGGGCCTACAGTGCGGTGTGCCCGCACGCCGGCTGCACCATCCAGGAGGTGGAGGAGAACATCCACTGCCTGTGCCACGGCAGCGAGTTCGACATCGCCACCGGGGAGCCGCTGGCCGGGCCGGCCACCGAGCCGCTGGACCGGTTCGAGGTCTCGGTGCAGGGCACCGACATCACCCTGGAGCGCGCCCTGGAGGACTAG
- a CDS encoding TerC family protein: MDVPMWVWLATIGAMVAILAIDLAIVDHPWSKKSGPKEFGVKQAAWWAAFYVGIAIIFGFGVWYFGGGTAAGEYFAGFLTEKSLSVDNLFVFYLIMGAFAVPKKYQHEVLLVGIVIALVMRGIFIAIGAQAINAWSEVFYLFGAFLIYTAVKIVRDHMKGEDEDQDYANSFAVRMVRKVWPVADDYHGAKLTVKLDGRRHVTPMLMVIVAIGVTDLVFAVDSIPAIFGLTQDAYIVFTANAFALLGLRQLYFLLAGLMDKLVYISWGLSVIMAFIGVKMILHALHENGVHAPEIGIATSLTVIIGVMTVTVVASLIKARSNKAKEVRAEASAGDRSE, from the coding sequence ATGGACGTCCCCATGTGGGTCTGGCTGGCCACGATCGGCGCGATGGTCGCCATCCTCGCCATCGACCTGGCCATCGTCGACCACCCGTGGAGCAAGAAGAGCGGGCCCAAGGAGTTCGGTGTCAAGCAGGCGGCCTGGTGGGCCGCCTTCTACGTGGGCATCGCGATCATCTTCGGCTTCGGCGTGTGGTACTTCGGCGGTGGCACGGCGGCGGGCGAGTACTTCGCCGGCTTCCTCACCGAGAAGAGCCTGAGCGTCGACAACCTCTTCGTCTTCTACCTGATCATGGGCGCCTTCGCGGTGCCCAAGAAGTACCAGCACGAGGTGCTCCTGGTGGGCATCGTCATCGCGCTGGTGATGCGCGGCATCTTCATCGCGATCGGCGCCCAGGCGATCAACGCCTGGAGCGAGGTCTTCTACCTGTTCGGCGCGTTCCTCATCTACACCGCGGTGAAGATCGTCCGGGACCACATGAAGGGCGAGGACGAGGACCAGGACTACGCGAACAGCTTCGCGGTCCGGATGGTCCGCAAGGTCTGGCCGGTCGCCGACGACTACCACGGCGCCAAGCTCACCGTGAAGCTGGACGGGCGCCGGCACGTCACCCCGATGCTCATGGTCATCGTCGCGATCGGCGTGACCGACCTGGTGTTCGCGGTCGACTCGATCCCGGCGATCTTCGGCCTCACCCAGGACGCCTACATCGTCTTCACCGCCAACGCCTTCGCCCTGCTCGGCCTGCGGCAGCTCTACTTCCTGCTGGCCGGGCTGATGGACAAGCTGGTCTACATCAGCTGGGGCCTGTCGGTGATCATGGCCTTCATCGGCGTGAAGATGATCCTGCACGCGCTGCACGAGAACGGCGTGCACGCCCCGGAGATCGGCATCGCCACCTCGCTGACCGTCATCATCGGCGTGATGACCGTGACGGTGGTGGCCAGCCTGATCAAGGCGCGTTCGAACAAGGCCAAGGAGGTCCGGGCGGAGGCCTCCGCCGGGGACCGGAGCGAATGA
- a CDS encoding mechanosensitive ion channel family protein, whose translation MDLLQWAGILVSVLIAMGLVSIVHWLLTHQLSKVWRLAQHLVARCRVSAYVAAAVVGVNISMPSRSEMADRSLYAPLLHALEIAMIIGLTWLATSIAYAITDGVLARLSVSNGDADRRSRRLQTQVRLMRRIVTGIIVVIATAAVLFTFEAVRPLGAGLLTSAGLIGIVAGIAAQSTLGNLFAGLQLTFGDALRINDIIVFDGEWGRVEELSLTAVTLRLWDERRLVIPVSQFTDNAFENWTKQGTSITGSVMIRVDWEVPIEELRTAVGDFVTAHPLWDGRRWSLQATDILEGGLVELRAVVTAADSDARWDICCDLREHLISYISTHYPQALPRGRTEFISASEEDGAALPPELVRAATVRGRYAQAPDGSLGDPKAAPGRDHSGEDGDGDSDGDGGD comes from the coding sequence GTGGACCTCTTGCAGTGGGCGGGGATCCTGGTCTCCGTCCTCATCGCCATGGGGCTGGTCAGCATCGTGCACTGGCTGCTGACGCACCAGCTGTCCAAGGTGTGGCGGCTGGCGCAGCACCTGGTGGCCAGGTGCCGGGTCTCCGCCTACGTCGCGGCGGCCGTGGTGGGCGTGAACATCTCGATGCCCTCCCGGAGCGAGATGGCGGACAGGTCCCTGTACGCTCCGCTGCTGCACGCCCTCGAGATCGCGATGATCATCGGGCTGACCTGGCTGGCCACCTCGATCGCCTACGCCATCACCGACGGCGTCCTGGCCCGGCTGTCGGTGAGCAACGGCGACGCCGACCGGCGGTCCCGGCGGCTGCAGACCCAGGTCCGGCTGATGCGCCGGATCGTCACCGGGATCATCGTGGTGATCGCCACCGCCGCGGTGCTGTTCACCTTCGAGGCGGTCCGCCCGCTCGGCGCCGGGCTGCTCACCTCCGCCGGCCTGATCGGCATCGTCGCCGGCATCGCCGCCCAGTCCACCCTGGGCAACCTCTTCGCCGGTCTGCAGCTCACCTTCGGCGACGCGCTGCGGATCAACGACATCATCGTGTTCGACGGGGAGTGGGGCCGGGTCGAGGAGCTGAGCCTGACCGCGGTGACCCTGCGGCTCTGGGACGAGCGGCGGCTGGTGATCCCGGTCTCGCAGTTCACCGACAACGCGTTCGAGAACTGGACCAAGCAGGGCACCTCGATCACCGGCTCGGTGATGATCCGGGTCGACTGGGAGGTGCCGATCGAGGAGCTGCGCACCGCGGTGGGCGACTTCGTCACCGCGCACCCGCTGTGGGACGGCCGGCGCTGGTCCCTGCAGGCCACCGACATCCTGGAGGGCGGCCTGGTGGAGCTGCGCGCCGTGGTGACCGCCGCCGACTCCGACGCCCGCTGGGACATCTGCTGCGACCTGCGCGAGCACCTGATCTCCTACATCAGCACGCACTACCCGCAGGCGCTGCCCCGGGGCCGCACCGAGTTCATCAGCGCCTCGGAGGAGGACGGCGCGGCGCTCCCGCCCGAGCTGGTGCGGGCCGCCACCGTCCGCGGCCGCTACGCGCAGGCCCCGGACGGCTCCCTCGGCGACCCGAAGGCCGCCCCGGGCCGGGACCACTCCGGTGAGGACGGCGACGGGGACTCCGACGGCGACGGCGGGGACTGA
- a CDS encoding glycosyltransferase family 4 protein gives MRIALVLGTSSGGVGGHVRSVAAGLAARGHRVAVLGPEGTGERFGFAAAGARFAPVDIGAEPRPLHDLAAVAQIGGMLRGAEVVHAHGVRAGALCALSGARPLVVTVHNAPPRVGGARALAYPALERAVALRADAVLGVSRDLVRRMAALGARGTGLAVVAAPPLPAPRRPRAQVRAELGAAPDRPLLLTVARLAEQKGLDVLLEAAGELGAREPAPLFAVAGGGPLRGPLQERIDAAGLPVRLLGHRSDVAELLAAADAFVLPSRWEGPSLVVMEALRAGLPVVASRVGGIADLYEESALLVPPGDAAELARAVRRALDEPGLAERMSAAAPAAAAALPGESDAVDQLERVYRSVADCERANGKTCSRSPL, from the coding sequence ATGCGGATCGCGCTGGTGCTGGGTACGAGCAGCGGAGGGGTCGGCGGCCATGTGCGGTCGGTCGCCGCCGGGCTGGCGGCCCGCGGGCACCGGGTGGCGGTGCTGGGGCCGGAGGGCACCGGCGAGCGGTTCGGCTTCGCGGCGGCGGGGGCGCGGTTCGCCCCGGTCGACATCGGCGCCGAACCCCGGCCGCTGCACGACCTGGCCGCGGTGGCGCAGATCGGCGGGATGCTGCGCGGGGCCGAGGTGGTGCACGCGCACGGCGTGCGGGCCGGGGCGCTGTGCGCGCTGTCCGGGGCGCGGCCCCTGGTGGTGACGGTGCACAACGCGCCTCCGCGGGTCGGCGGCGCCCGGGCGCTGGCCTACCCGGCGCTGGAGCGTGCCGTCGCGCTCCGCGCCGACGCGGTGCTCGGGGTCTCCCGGGACCTGGTCCGGCGGATGGCGGCGCTGGGTGCGCGCGGCACCGGCCTGGCGGTGGTGGCCGCGCCGCCGCTGCCCGCGCCGCGCCGCCCGCGCGCGCAGGTCCGCGCCGAACTGGGGGCGGCACCGGACCGGCCGCTGCTGCTGACCGTGGCGCGGCTGGCCGAGCAGAAGGGGCTGGACGTGCTGCTGGAGGCGGCCGGGGAGCTGGGTGCGCGCGAGCCGGCGCCGCTGTTCGCGGTGGCCGGAGGCGGCCCGCTGCGCGGCCCGCTGCAGGAGCGCATCGACGCCGCCGGGCTGCCGGTGCGGCTGCTCGGGCACCGGAGCGACGTGGCCGAACTGCTCGCCGCCGCCGACGCGTTCGTGCTGCCGAGCCGGTGGGAGGGGCCGTCCCTGGTGGTGATGGAGGCGCTGCGCGCCGGGCTGCCGGTGGTGGCCTCCCGGGTGGGCGGGATCGCCGACCTGTACGAGGAATCGGCGCTGCTGGTGCCGCCCGGGGACGCCGCGGAGCTGGCCCGCGCGGTGCGCAGGGCGCTGGACGAGCCGGGCCTGGCCGAGCGGATGTCCGCCGCCGCCCCGGCCGCGGCGGCGGCCCTGCCCGGCGAGTCGGACGCGGTCGACCAGTTGGAGCGGGTGTACCGTTCGGTCGCGGACTGTGAGCGAGCAAACGGCAAGACGTGTTCACGCAGCCCGCTTTAA
- a CDS encoding RDD family protein, with protein sequence MTRAPWNRRIAARFIDVALLAGPVLLIGLLGGIIGAGVAGVGGRNDLETTFAIIASVAAFLACAGYEAVLVTRWRATVGKRALGLQVAPAAAGGEQGPLPVAASAARAALLWLPVIFAFILPTMLSLAGVAAVLFGIFGLHDRGAGTVVLGTAPAASEDARS encoded by the coding sequence ATGACCCGCGCCCCCTGGAACCGCCGCATCGCCGCCCGTTTCATCGACGTCGCCCTGCTCGCGGGGCCGGTGCTGCTCATCGGCCTGCTCGGCGGGATCATCGGGGCCGGGGTGGCCGGGGTCGGCGGCCGCAACGACCTGGAGACGACCTTCGCCATCATCGCCTCGGTGGCGGCCTTCCTGGCCTGCGCCGGCTACGAGGCGGTCCTGGTGACCCGGTGGCGGGCCACCGTCGGCAAGCGGGCGCTGGGTCTGCAGGTGGCGCCGGCCGCAGCGGGCGGGGAGCAGGGGCCGCTTCCGGTGGCGGCCTCGGCGGCCCGGGCCGCGCTGCTCTGGCTGCCGGTGATCTTCGCGTTCATCCTGCCCACCATGCTCTCCCTGGCCGGGGTCGCCGCGGTGCTGTTCGGTATTTTCGGCCTGCACGACCGGGGGGCCGGCACCGTGGTGCTCGGCACCGCCCCCGCGGCCTCGGAGGACGCCCGGAGCTGA
- a CDS encoding copper transporter, whose protein sequence is MIDFRYHLVSIVAVFLALAVGLVLGTTMLQDPLLDTLKSETGELREQSDRLRADKEGSEAFGEGADQMTAALAGDVLDGRLDGEDVVIVSSPGADEALREGMEQRIEQAGGSVEGRIAFTETYLDSSRSAFVDELTEQLAEGIEPDGEGPYERAGSLLAAAVSAERADKADKDAGGEGGFDGETVLAGFAEADLLATEGEPAGAADIAVVLAPAAPFPGAEEGGEQPPGNGIMIALLRAFNDGGTENGAVLVGAADAAGPGGLIAQARTEKARYTTADAAGRPTGDVAAVLALAAAAEGDTGHFGTGEGAESFVPDPLPESRDTEDAEDTEEDASATGSERRSPPEGRP, encoded by the coding sequence GTGATCGACTTCCGCTACCACCTGGTGTCCATCGTCGCGGTGTTCCTGGCCCTGGCGGTCGGCCTGGTGCTGGGCACCACCATGCTGCAGGACCCCCTCCTCGACACCTTGAAGTCGGAGACCGGAGAACTGCGGGAGCAGAGCGACCGGCTGCGCGCGGACAAGGAGGGCTCCGAGGCGTTCGGCGAGGGCGCGGACCAGATGACCGCCGCGCTCGCCGGGGACGTGCTGGACGGCCGGCTGGACGGCGAGGACGTGGTCATCGTCTCCTCGCCCGGCGCCGACGAGGCGCTGCGCGAGGGGATGGAGCAGCGGATCGAGCAGGCCGGCGGTTCGGTCGAGGGCCGGATCGCCTTCACCGAGACCTACCTGGACTCCTCCCGCTCGGCCTTCGTCGACGAGCTCACCGAGCAGCTCGCCGAGGGGATCGAACCGGACGGCGAGGGCCCCTACGAGCGGGCCGGCTCGCTGCTGGCCGCGGCGGTCTCCGCGGAGCGCGCGGACAAGGCGGACAAGGACGCCGGCGGCGAGGGCGGCTTCGACGGCGAGACCGTGCTGGCCGGGTTCGCCGAGGCCGACCTGCTCGCCACGGAGGGCGAGCCGGCCGGCGCAGCCGACATCGCGGTGGTGCTCGCCCCGGCGGCGCCGTTCCCCGGCGCCGAGGAGGGGGGCGAGCAGCCGCCCGGCAACGGGATCATGATCGCCCTGCTGCGGGCGTTCAACGACGGCGGCACCGAGAACGGCGCGGTGCTGGTCGGCGCGGCCGACGCCGCCGGCCCGGGCGGGCTCATCGCCCAGGCCCGCACCGAGAAGGCCCGCTACACCACCGCGGACGCGGCCGGCCGGCCCACCGGCGACGTTGCGGCGGTGCTCGCGCTGGCCGCCGCGGCCGAGGGCGACACCGGCCACTTCGGCACCGGCGAGGGCGCCGAGTCGTTCGTCCCCGACCCGCTGCCGGAGTCCCGGGACACCGAGGACGCCGAGGACACCGAAGAGGACGCCTCCGCAACCGGCTCAGAACGCCGGTCCCCGCCGGAGGGGCGGCCTTGA
- the murJ gene encoding murein biosynthesis integral membrane protein MurJ, whose protein sequence is MSPLRLGAGVAGAAALIAAVTGLARIAGFGRTVVFSQTVGDTCVGTAYVTANQLPTVLFEIVIGGALAGTVVPLLASAAARGDTERVRQTASALVTWVVLLAVPLSLLLAAASWPVMALMLGGAAGCDRAAVLELAVRFLVVFAPQIVFYGLAAVLYGILQAHRRFLAPALAPLVSSLLVAAAYVAFVPLGGDRRGDPAALGAAAELTLSAGTTVGVAALFGTALVPALRLRLRLRPRLSFPPGEGRRARSLAAAALLPLVAMQLALLLSVALANWGGGAGAAVLYSYAWALFTLPYGVIAVPIATSAFTALAVRHGEGDAAGFAAVLAAGARVCAVVTAALAAALAAAAGPVAELLAAADPEPLARALPVYALGIVGFGLVALLSRALYASGRGREAAAAQIAGWAVVMAAASALVAVVPRGWAVAGLGAGAAAGLTLAAVLLGVAVRAAHGGPALAGLGRSLLAAAVGGAAAWPAGGWAAGAVRGALGAGTGAELAAAAAAGAVALLVFGAAALLIDGGTVRSAPARLRRSPGAEPGRGQEEEREEGGGER, encoded by the coding sequence GTGAGCCCGCTCCGCCTGGGTGCGGGGGTCGCGGGGGCCGCCGCGCTGATCGCCGCGGTGACCGGGCTGGCGCGGATCGCCGGCTTCGGCCGCACCGTCGTGTTCTCCCAGACCGTCGGCGACACCTGCGTGGGCACCGCCTACGTCACCGCCAACCAGCTGCCCACCGTGCTGTTCGAGATCGTCATCGGCGGCGCGCTGGCCGGCACGGTGGTGCCGCTGCTGGCGTCGGCGGCCGCCCGCGGCGACACCGAGCGGGTCCGGCAGACCGCCTCGGCCCTGGTCACCTGGGTGGTGCTGCTCGCGGTGCCGCTGTCGCTGCTGCTGGCCGCCGCCTCCTGGCCGGTGATGGCGCTGATGCTGGGCGGGGCGGCCGGCTGCGACCGGGCGGCGGTGCTGGAGCTGGCCGTGCGGTTCCTGGTGGTGTTCGCGCCGCAGATCGTGTTCTACGGGCTGGCGGCGGTGCTGTACGGGATCCTCCAGGCGCACCGGCGGTTCCTCGCCCCGGCGCTGGCCCCGCTGGTGTCGAGCCTGCTGGTGGCGGCGGCCTACGTCGCCTTCGTGCCGCTGGGCGGGGACCGGCGGGGCGACCCCGCCGCGCTGGGCGCGGCGGCGGAGCTCACCCTGTCGGCGGGCACCACGGTGGGCGTGGCCGCGCTGTTCGGCACCGCGCTGGTGCCGGCGCTCCGGCTCCGGCTGCGGTTGCGGCCCCGGCTGTCCTTCCCGCCGGGGGAGGGGCGCCGGGCCCGGTCGCTGGCGGCGGCCGCGCTGCTGCCGCTGGTGGCGATGCAGCTGGCGCTGCTGCTCTCGGTGGCCCTGGCCAACTGGGGCGGGGGCGCGGGCGCGGCGGTGCTCTACAGCTACGCCTGGGCGCTGTTCACCCTGCCCTACGGGGTGATCGCGGTGCCCATCGCGACCAGCGCGTTCACCGCGCTGGCGGTGCGCCACGGGGAGGGCGACGCGGCCGGGTTCGCCGCGGTGCTGGCGGCGGGGGCGCGGGTGTGCGCGGTGGTCACCGCGGCTCTGGCGGCGGCGCTGGCCGCGGCGGCCGGACCGGTGGCCGAGCTGCTCGCGGCCGCCGACCCGGAGCCGCTGGCCCGGGCGCTCCCGGTGTACGCCCTGGGCATCGTCGGGTTCGGCCTGGTGGCGCTGCTCAGCCGGGCGCTGTACGCCTCCGGGCGGGGCAGGGAGGCGGCCGCGGCCCAGATCGCCGGCTGGGCGGTGGTGATGGCCGCGGCGTCGGCGCTGGTGGCGGTGGTGCCCCGGGGGTGGGCGGTGGCCGGTCTGGGCGCCGGGGCGGCGGCCGGCCTGACGCTGGCCGCGGTACTGCTCGGTGTGGCGGTGCGCGCCGCGCACGGCGGGCCGGCGCTGGCCGGTCTGGGCCGGTCGCTGCTGGCCGCGGCGGTCGGCGGGGCGGCGGCCTGGCCGGCCGGCGGGTGGGCGGCCGGCGCGGTGCGCGGTGCGCTGGGCGCCGGGACCGGTGCCGAGCTGGCCGCGGCGGCCGCCGCCGGAGCGGTGGCGCTGCTGGTCTTCGGGGCGGCCGCGCTGCTCATCGACGGCGGGACGGTCCGCTCCGCCCCGGCCCGGCTGCGCCGCTCGCCCGGAGCGGAACCGGGCCGGGGGCAAGAGGAAGAAAGAGAAGAAGGAGGGGGAGAGCGGTGA
- a CDS encoding RDD family protein, which produces MAGEWAVLGRRAAARVIDLVLATGINLLVSAGVATLAGPPDTGGPLAVAAASVATFAVYAGYEAAMTAVYGATPGKLWMRVRLVRAESGGADARPGAGPVLLRSTVLFGSVLLAYVPLLNVVALMAALYALVSSVADRPRHRGLQDKIAGTAVESVGSGA; this is translated from the coding sequence ATGGCCGGAGAATGGGCGGTGCTGGGCCGCCGGGCCGCGGCGCGGGTGATCGACCTGGTGCTGGCGACCGGGATCAACCTGCTGGTCAGCGCCGGGGTGGCCACCCTGGCCGGGCCGCCGGACACCGGCGGCCCGCTGGCCGTGGCGGCGGCGTCGGTCGCCACGTTCGCGGTCTACGCCGGCTACGAGGCGGCGATGACCGCGGTGTACGGCGCCACCCCGGGCAAGCTGTGGATGCGGGTGCGCCTGGTGCGCGCGGAGTCCGGCGGGGCGGACGCGCGGCCCGGGGCGGGGCCGGTGCTGCTCCGCTCCACGGTGCTGTTCGGCTCGGTGCTGCTGGCCTATGTCCCGCTGCTCAACGTGGTGGCGCTGATGGCGGCGCTGTACGCGCTGGTCTCCTCGGTGGCCGACCGGCCCCGGCACCGGGGGCTGCAGGACAAGATCGCCGGAACCGCGGTGGAGTCGGTAGGGTCGGGCGCATGA
- the uvrA gene encoding excinuclease ABC subunit UvrA — MAEQLVIRGAREHNLKDVSLDLPRDAMIVFTGLSGSGKSSLAFDTVFAEGQRRYVESLSAYARQFLGQMDKPDVDFIEGLSPAVSIDQKSTSRNPRSTVGTITEVYDYLRLLWSRIGVPHCPECGREIARQTPQQIVDRVLELTEGTRFQVLAPVVRGRKGEYLELFKDLQAKGFTRAVVDGAAVRLDEAPALKKQEKHDISVVVDRLTVKESAAKRLTDSVETALKLAGGTIVLDFVDLPADDPEREKVFSEHLYCPFDDLSFEELEPRSFSFNSPYGACPDCAGLGTRMEVDPELIVPDPEKTLADGAISPWSGGHAAEYFGRLMQAVGDAMGFTLDTPWERLPKKAQRALLEGHDTQVHVSYRNRYGRTRSYYTSYEGVIPWVKRRHSESESDFGRERLEGYMRTVPCPVCAGKRLKPVVLAVTVGGASISEVAALPLNEAAAFLRDLRLSERDRVIAAQVLKEISARLGFLLDVGLDYLTLERSAGSLSGGEAQRIRLATQIGSGLVGVLYVLDEPSIGLHQRDNARLLDTLRRLRDIGNTLIVVEHDEDTIRASDWVVDIGPGAGEHGGDVVVSGTVQELLDCTGSATGDYLAGRRRIEVPQVRRPLAKGRELVVRGARENNLKGIDAAFPLGVLTAVTGVSGSGKSTLVNEILYKVLAKELQGARSVPGRHTRVNGLDQVDKVVHVDQSPIGRTPRSNPATYTGVWDHVRKLFAQTQEAKVRGYQPGRFSFNVKGGRCEACSGDGTLKIEMQFLPDVYVPCEVCHGARFNRDTLDVHYKGKSIAEVLDMTIEEALDFFEPISAIRRHMQTLNDVGLGYVRLGQPATTLSGGEAQRVKLATELQRRSTGRTVYVLDEPTTGLHFEDIRKLLGVLNRLTDAGNTVIVIEHNLDVIKTADHIIDMGPEGGSRGGTVVAQGTPEEVAGVADSHTGRYLAKLL, encoded by the coding sequence ATGGCCGAGCAGCTGGTGATCCGAGGCGCTCGCGAGCACAACCTCAAGGACGTCTCGCTGGACCTGCCCCGCGACGCGATGATCGTCTTCACCGGGCTGTCCGGGTCGGGCAAGTCCTCGCTCGCCTTCGACACCGTCTTCGCCGAGGGGCAGCGCCGCTACGTGGAGTCGCTGTCGGCCTACGCCCGCCAGTTCCTCGGGCAGATGGACAAGCCCGACGTCGACTTCATCGAGGGGCTCTCCCCGGCGGTCTCCATCGACCAGAAGTCCACCAGCCGCAACCCGCGGTCCACGGTGGGCACCATCACCGAGGTCTACGACTACCTGCGCCTGCTGTGGTCGCGGATCGGCGTCCCGCACTGCCCCGAGTGCGGCCGGGAGATCGCCCGGCAGACCCCGCAGCAGATCGTCGACCGGGTGCTGGAGCTCACCGAGGGCACCCGGTTCCAGGTGCTGGCGCCGGTGGTGCGCGGACGCAAGGGCGAATACCTCGAACTCTTCAAGGACCTGCAGGCCAAGGGGTTCACCCGGGCGGTGGTGGACGGCGCCGCGGTCCGGCTGGACGAGGCCCCCGCCCTGAAGAAGCAGGAGAAGCACGACATCTCCGTGGTGGTGGACCGGCTCACCGTCAAGGAGTCGGCGGCCAAGCGGCTCACCGACTCGGTGGAGACCGCGCTCAAGCTGGCCGGCGGCACCATCGTGCTCGACTTCGTCGACCTGCCCGCCGACGACCCCGAGCGGGAGAAGGTCTTCTCCGAGCACCTCTACTGCCCCTTCGACGACCTGTCCTTCGAGGAGCTGGAGCCGCGCTCCTTCTCCTTCAACTCGCCCTACGGCGCCTGCCCGGACTGCGCCGGCCTGGGCACCCGGATGGAGGTCGACCCGGAGCTGATCGTGCCCGACCCGGAGAAGACCCTGGCCGACGGGGCGATCTCGCCGTGGTCCGGCGGGCACGCCGCGGAGTACTTCGGCCGGCTGATGCAGGCGGTCGGCGACGCGATGGGCTTCACCCTGGACACCCCCTGGGAGCGGCTGCCGAAGAAGGCGCAGCGCGCGCTGCTGGAGGGGCACGACACCCAGGTGCACGTCAGCTACCGCAACCGGTACGGGCGCACCCGCTCCTACTACACCTCCTACGAGGGCGTCATCCCGTGGGTGAAGCGGCGGCACTCCGAGAGCGAGAGCGACTTCGGCCGGGAGCGGCTCGAAGGCTACATGCGCACCGTGCCCTGCCCGGTCTGCGCGGGCAAGCGGCTCAAGCCGGTGGTGCTCGCGGTGACCGTCGGCGGCGCCTCCATCTCCGAGGTGGCCGCGCTGCCGCTGAACGAGGCCGCCGCGTTCCTGCGCGACCTGCGGCTCAGCGAGCGGGACCGGGTGATCGCCGCCCAGGTGCTCAAGGAGATCAGCGCCCGGCTCGGCTTCCTGCTCGACGTCGGCCTGGACTACCTCACCCTGGAGCGCTCCGCGGGGTCGCTCTCCGGCGGCGAGGCGCAGCGCATCCGGCTGGCCACCCAGATCGGCTCGGGCCTGGTGGGCGTCCTCTACGTGCTGGACGAGCCCTCCATCGGACTGCACCAGCGGGACAACGCCCGACTGCTGGACACCCTGCGCCGGCTGCGCGACATCGGCAACACCCTGATCGTGGTGGAGCACGACGAGGACACCATCCGCGCCTCCGACTGGGTGGTCGACATCGGTCCCGGCGCCGGCGAGCACGGCGGCGACGTGGTGGTCTCCGGCACCGTGCAGGAGCTGCTCGACTGCACCGGCTCGGCCACCGGCGACTACCTGGCCGGCCGGCGCCGGATCGAGGTGCCCCAGGTGCGCCGGCCGCTGGCCAAGGGCCGGGAGCTGGTGGTCAGGGGCGCCCGGGAGAACAACCTCAAGGGCATCGACGCCGCCTTCCCGCTGGGCGTGCTCACCGCGGTCACCGGGGTGTCCGGGTCGGGCAAGTCCACGCTGGTCAACGAGATCCTGTACAAGGTGCTCGCCAAGGAGCTGCAGGGCGCGCGCTCGGTGCCCGGCCGGCACACCCGGGTCAACGGGCTGGACCAGGTCGACAAGGTGGTGCACGTCGACCAGAGCCCGATCGGGCGCACCCCGCGGTCCAACCCGGCCACCTACACCGGGGTGTGGGACCACGTCCGCAAGCTCTTCGCGCAGACCCAGGAGGCCAAGGTCCGCGGCTACCAGCCGGGCCGGTTCTCGTTCAACGTCAAGGGCGGCCGGTGCGAGGCCTGCTCCGGTGACGGGACCCTCAAGATCGAGATGCAGTTCCTGCCGGACGTCTACGTGCCCTGCGAGGTCTGCCACGGCGCCCGGTTCAACCGGGACACCCTCGACGTCCACTACAAGGGCAAGAGCATCGCCGAGGTCCTGGACATGACCATCGAGGAGGCGCTGGACTTCTTCGAGCCGATCAGCGCGATCCGCCGGCACATGCAGACCCTCAACGACGTCGGCCTGGGGTACGTGCGTCTGGGCCAGCCGGCCACCACGCTCTCCGGCGGCGAGGCGCAGCGCGTCAAGCTCGCCACCGAGCTGCAGCGCCGCTCCACCGGCCGCACCGTCTACGTGCTCGACGAGCCCACCACCGGCCTGCACTTCGAGGACATCCGCAAGCTGCTGGGCGTGCTGAACCGGCTCACCGACGCCGGCAACACGGTGATCGTCATCGAGCACAACCTGGACGTCATCAAGACCGCCGACCACATCATCGACATGGGGCCCGAGGGCGGCTCGCGGGGCGGCACGGTCGTCGCTCAGGGCACCCCCGAGGAGGTCGCCGGGGTGGCCGACTCGCACACCGGCCGCTACCTGGCGAAGCTGCTCTGA